The Chitinophagaceae bacterium nucleotide sequence GCACTAAACGAGCTCTTTAATAAACTGGTTGAGAAACGTCACCAGATTGCATTAAACGCAGACTTCAGTAACTACCGTGATTACAAATTTAAAGAACTGGGTCGCTTTGATTATACCACACAGGATTGTATCAATTTTCATGAAGCAGTGAAGCTGCATGTTGTCCCTTTGGTGAAAATTATTTACGAAGAACAACGCAAAGCAATAGGAGTCGATGTATTACGTCCATGGGATATGGATGCGGAACCGGAAGGCATTCAACCATTGCAACCATTCAGCAATGGAAAAGAATTGACAGAAAAAACGATTGAATGTTTTGAACAGCTCAATCCGTTCTTTGCTGATTGTTTAAAGAAGATGGCAGAACTGAAACGTTTTGATCTTGACAGCCGGAAAGGAAAAGCACCTGGAGGTTACAATATGCCCTTAGCAGAAACTGGTGCTCCATTTATTTTTATGAATGCTGCCGGAACATTGGATGATGTTACAACCATGGTGCATGAAGGTGGTCATGCCATTCATTCTTTTCTTACACATCATTTAGAACTGACCGGTTTTAAAGAATACGGTGCTGAGATAGCTGAAGTGGCCAGTATGTCGATGGAACTTTTCAGTATGGAGCATTGGGATATTTTCTTTAAAGATGCAGATGAATTACGAAGGGCGAAATTCAAACAGTTAGAACGTGTGCTTACCATTTTACCATGGATTGCACGGATTGATGCATTTCAGCACTGGATCTATGAAAACCCGGCACATACAGTTGAAGAAAGAGGGGCGAAGTGGTTGTCATTGGGCAATGAATACAGCACAGGTATGATTGATTATAGCGGACTGGAACAATTCCGTCCATATGAATGGCAGCGTCAACTGCATTTATTTGAAGTGCCGTTTTATTATATCGAATATGGTATTGCCCAGCTCGGTGCAATTGGCTTGTGGATGCAGTTCAAACAGGACCAGCAAAACGCTCTGAACAATTATATCAATGCGTTAAGTTTAGGGGGAACCAAAACACTGCCGAACCTCTATGAAGCAGCGGGGTTGCGATTTGACTTTTCGCCGAACTATATTAAAACCCTGATGGATTTTACAAAAACAGAGATGGATAACCTGAATTAAACGATATTTGTACTGCTAAATCAGAACATTAATCATGCCTTCCCGTATCTACGGGAGGGCATCTTTTTAACTAAGAGTTGAAAGAAAGAAAAGAGAAATGAACTTTCAACTGCCTTTTTACATTCCTATCATCAGTATTAAAAAAAAAAGGAGAAAACTTTTGTGTCTTCTCCTTCAACTCTTTTTCTTTGAACTCTTAGCCTCACTTACATTCATTACACAATCCATTCACCACCATATTGCTTTGATGTGGCTCAAACCCCTTCGGTAATTTTACATCGGGTACCAGCACATCATCGAGACAAATTGTTTTACAGCATTCATCGCAAACAAAATGTACATGGTTATCATGATGATGACCTTCTGCACATTCATGTTTGCATAAAGCATACTTCACTGAATTATCAGCGGAAGGAATGGTATGAATAATTCCCTTCTCTTCAAAAGTCTGCAGTGTTCGGTAAATAGTTACACGGTCAATTTTATCACTGGCTTTTTTTTCAATATCAGCATGCGCCAACGCTCCCGGAGCATGATAAAATAATTCGAGGATCTGTAACCGGCTGTCGGTTACACTCATATGATTTTTCTTCAGTAAATCACGGACATCTTCACTCATAGTTGAAATTTACTTAATTAGGACTATTTTGAAAAATTCCATTTACAAAACGTGGGCCACTATAACTCTCACTTAAAATAAGGCGGATATCTGTATCCAGTTTTGCCAATTCCTTTTTATTCAATCCATCATAAATACCTCGCACCCTTCCTGCTCTGTCTACCAATGCAAATAATTGTGTATGCACAAACTGTTCTTCAATAGGAGCATTCGTGTTGTTCTGATCATCGAGCAAATAACTTTTCCTTGCTGCTTCATACAACTTTTCTTTACTGCCTGTTAAGAACATCCATCTTGTTCCATCAACCTTTAATGAATCAGCGTACACTTTCAGTCTGCCTACAGAATCTACATCCGGATCAACTGTATGACTCAGGATCATAAAATCATCCTCGTTGGCAAAATCGGATGCAATAGTGAGCATATTTGTATTCATCTTCGGGCAAATGCCTTTACAGGTTGTAAAGAAAAACTCTACAACCTGAACTTTTCCAGTTACTTCCCGGTTAGTAATTGTATCTCCCAGCTGGTTGACAAAAGCAAACTCTTTCACTTCACTCATTACCGGCAGTTTCTTTTTCCAAAGATCAGTCCCTGAAAACAACACCACATAAAACACAACAAGCAGGAGGGTAAAAAATCCAATATAAAACCACAATTTTTTCGACATATAGGTATAATAAAACGCAAAGGTACGAAGGGCACAAAGGCAAATGCGACTTAAAATAAAATTTGCAACATCATTGCAAAACTGTACTTTTGCTGTCCTTTATGAATTTTCGCATTAACTGGGAAGCCTTGGGTATTGGAGCGTCATTAGCCTGTGCCATTCACTGTGCAGTGATGCCGCTCTTTATTACAAGCCTGCCACTATTTGGAGTAAATATTATTCATAATATTTTTCTTGAAATCTTTTTACTGGGCTCTGCTTTTGTAATAGGTTTTTCAACACTCTGGCATGGCTACAAAAAACACCACCACCACTGGGGTACGCTGGTGCCTTTCACTTTTGGGATGCTTTTGTTTACCATTAACCAGTTTGTGATCTTTCCTTATTCTTCTTTTGTATTTGTGATTCCTGCAGTAATTGCTGTAATCAGCGCTCACATCCTTAATCACCGTTTTTGTAGGGAAGCAAATCACTGCCATGTCAGCGATTGCAATCATTAACAGCTTTTTTTCAGAACCAAGCTTTTTCCATTTCAAAACAATTCAATGAATTTAAAACCACTGCAATTTTTACGTAAGATCGGTATAGCCGAAGGTGTTTCTTTTCTTGTACTTCTTTTAATTGCAATGCCCCTGAAGTATATATTTGATTTTCCCCTAGCCGTAAAGTATGTTGGCTGGGCACATGGTTTATTATTTGTTTCTTACGTAGCATTAGCCTGGTTCGTTAAAGAAACTTATAACTGGCCATTTAAAAAATTTCTGCTGGCTTTTGTTGCTGCATGGCTGCCATTGGGAACTTTTGTGTATGACAAACAATTGAAAAAAGAAGAAGCCTTTTTGCTGAACAGGTAAGATACCTATGAAAGTAGATTATTCTGCTTTTATGTACACCTCATCTTCTTTGTCATAAAAGAAAGAATGCTTCATATTCTGTTGAATAAAGTTTTTCAGCTCAGCAGATGTTTGAAATTTTTCATCAATATTTTCGGTAACAGGACTAAGGGTAAGTCTTGCTCCGCTTGGACTGATTTCCAGTTTATACAGGTAGTATTTTTTTGTCCCGAAGTCTTCGCCCTTTTTCTCAGAGAGATTTAAAAACTTTATACCACCTACATCTGAGATAAATGCTTCATACTCCTCAGCTGCATCATCAGGCTTCGCTTCTTTTTTTACTTTCGTAATTGTGATAATGTAATCATCCTTCTTTTTAATTGTATATATATCATCCGAAGAACTCTTGGGCTCCCATTTACCAAGCAGCCCGGCAGGAAATTTTACTTCCGGTTTATCAATCGGCACTTCGGTTTCGTAAGGACAACCCATTAAAAATAATGAAGCAGTGATAACAGCAAAAAAATACAATAGCCTTTTCATATATAACAGTTATACAGCTAAAGTAGACTTTCCTCTTCTTTTCTGCAATACCCAATTACCGCATCTAAACAAAAAAGGAAAAGCCCTTCGCAGAAGCGAAAGGCTTTGATACTTACAAACAAACCCGAAGTTTACGAAGCAGCTGCTCCGTTTTGAATTTCTTTTATTTTTTCACGGATCTTTCCTTCAATTTCATTGGCCATTTCAGGATTATCAATGAGTATTTGTTTTACTGCATCTCTTCCCTGTCCCAGCTTATCACTGTTATAACTGTACCAGCTTCCGCTTTTTTGAATGATTGCCAGTTCAACACCCATATCAATGATTTCACCATTTTTGCTGATGCCTTCACCAAATATGATATCAAATTCAGCCGCTTTAAATGGTGGTGCTACTTTGTTTTTTACCACTTTTACTTTTACACGGTTACCAATTGCTTCGTCACCGTCTTTGATCTGGCTCATTCTGCGAATATCCAAACGAACGGATGAATAGAACTTCAGCGCATTACCACCGGTTGTTGTTTCAGGATTACCAAACATCACCCCGATTTTTTCACGCAGCTGGTTAATGAAAATGCAGATGGTATTTGTTTTATGAATAGTAGCGGTTAGTTTTCTCAGGGCCTGACTCATCAATCTTGCCTGCAAACCCATTTTACTGTCGCCCATTTCACCTTCCAGTTCACTTTTTGGAACAAGTGCCGCAACAGAATCAATTACCACCACATCCAATGCTCCTGACAAAATCAAACGATCAGCAATTTCCAAAGCCTGTTCTCCGTAATCCGGTTGTGAGATCAATAGATTATCAACATCAACACCAAGTTTCTGTGCGTAGCCACTGTCAAAAGCATGCTCAGCATCAATGATTGCACAGATACCGCCTTTCTTTTGCGCCTCTGCAATGATATGTGTGGCAATGGTTGTTTTACCACTGCTTTCAGGTCCGTAAATTTCAATGACCCTTCCTCTTGGTATACCGCCAATTCCCAGGGCAGTATCAAGTCCAATGGAACCGGTTGATACAACCTCAATTTCGGTAATGCCTTTTTCATTCATCATCATCACACTTCCTTTGCCATAATCCTTGTCAATTTTGTCGATGGTGAGTTTCAGCGCTTTGAGTTTTTCACTGCTCTCTTTGCTGGTGTCCTTGCTCATTTTTTCTTTTTTTGGTTTCTCCAAAATTAAAGTCTCTTCCATAACGGGTTTGTTTATTTGTTCACACTAATTTGTTTAGCAAACATAATACTAATTATTTTAGATGCCAAATGTTTTAGTAAAAATTTTTTTGTCTTTGAAAAATCGTTCTTTAGGAATTTTAACAGGTTTGACTTGTGTACTTCGTCAGTACGCTTAAATTTGCTGTTCAAATAATAAACACATGAAAAAACTGACAGTTTTGTTTGCTGCTGCCCTTTTAACCGTTACAGCATATGCCCAAAATGATCCCAAACCCGCCGCCAAAGGTGTTACTTATGGCGAAGGAACAACCAATACGGAAGCTAAGGCTGTAACTGATATGGAAAAGCAGGTGCAGGAAAAAGGCTTATTTACCGGAAAAATCACCGCCAAGGTTACAGAAGTTTGCCTGGAAAAAGGCTGCTGGATGAAAGTTGATAAGGGCAATGGCGAAACCATTATGGTTCGATTTAAAGATTACGGATTCTTTATGCCAAAGAATATTGTTGGACAGACTGTAGTACTGGAAGGTGAAGCAAAAGAAAAAGAAGTAAGTGTAAAACAGCAGCAGCATCTTGCAGAAGATGCAGGAAAAACAAAAGCTGAAATTGAAAAGATCAAAGAGGTAAAAAAAGAAACACAGTTTATTGCAAAAGGAGTTTTAGTCCTGTAATAACTTATCAGAACAATATAACAGAGCCATCTTAACCGATGGCTTTTTTATTACCTATCCTTTACTCTGGCCTGATTGCATGAATTTTACAGGCGGTTTGCATCTTCCGGATTCTCTCCCTACCTTATTTGCTTAAACTTATTTTATGCAAAAAATCTTCTTATCGTTCTCGGTATTTATATTATTATGGGGTTGCAAAGAAAAGGCTGCCCCTGCCCGTGATGTAAAACAATACAGCATTGAGCAGTTTTATAAAACAGAAGGAGTTTCGGGTGGTGCCTTCAATAAAGATGAAACCAAAATCCTCATCAACAGCAACCGTACCAATATTTTTAATGTATATGAATTAACCCTGGCCGACTCCACAACAAAACCCCTGACAAGCTCAACACAGGAATCTTTTTTTACTGTTGATTATGTACCTGGTACTGATCATTTTATTTACACTGCTGATAAGGGAGGCAATGAAAATGATCATCTTTATCTGCAGGCTGGTAATGGCACAGCAAAAGATCTTACTCCGGGAGCAACTGAAAAAGCATCTTTTTTTGGATGGACCAAAGACAAAACACAATGCTATTACATCAGCAATAAACGCAACCCCAAGTTTTTTGATGTATATAAAATGGATACTGCCAAATGGCAGCCTACTATGCTTTACAAAAATGACAGCGGGCTTGATGTAAACAGCATCTCCTTTAATGAACGGTATCTTGTCCTCACCAAATCTGTTACAACAGATAAAAATGAAATGTACCTGTTTGATGCACAAACAAAAGAAACAAAACAACTTTCAACAGACAGTCTGGGCGATGCCACCTATTATCCCGCAGGGTTTGAAACTGATGATACTTTTTTATATTACATAACCAACGAGGGTGAAAATTTTACCTATGTTGTAAAATACAATCTTCTGAAAGGCACCAAGGAAAAATTCTTTGAAACAAGCTGGGACGTGAGTTATATGTTCATCAGCGAAAATGGAAAATATCATGTAATTGGCATCAATGAAGATGGAAGAAATAAAGTACTGCTCTTTGATCATGCAAGTGGCAAAGAAGCAGACCTGCCAAAGTCCGAAAATGGTTATATCTCCGGGGTGACGATATCGCTGAGTGAAAAAAATCTGCTGCTGAATGTAAGCAGCGACAGAAGTCCGATGAATTTTTACTGGTACAATTTCGACTCAAAAGAATTGAAGCAACTAACCAGCACACTTACAAAAGAGGTTGATCAAAATGATCTTGTGGATGCAGAAGTGGTTCGTTTCAAATCATTCGACGGCCAGGAAATTCCAGCCATCTATTACAAGCCACACAGTGCTTCATCAACCAAAAAAGTTCCGGCATTGGTTTGGGTGCATGGCGGTCCCGGTGGACAAAGCCGTGCCGGTTATTCCAACAGTATTCAATACTTAGTGAATCATGGTTATGCTGTATTAGCTGTAAACAACAGGGGTAGCAGCGGCTATGGAAAAGTCTTTTATAAAATGGACAATCAGAATCATGGCGATAAAGATCTGAAGGATTGTGTGTGGGGTAAACGCTGGCTGGCGCAGCAGGAATATATTGACAGTACAAAAATTGGAATATATGGGGGCAGCTATGGGGGCTTTATGAGTTTGGCAGGCATTATTCAATACCCCAATGAATTTGCTGTTGGTGTAGACCTGTTTGGTGTTGCCAACTGGATGCGTACATTAAAAAGTATTCCTCCTTACTGGGAAAGTTTCCGAAAAGCATTGTATATAGAAATGGGCGATCCTTTTACAGCTGATTCTGTTCGTTTAAAAAACATTTCTCCTTTGTTCAATACGGATAAAATTAAAACACCATTGCTTGTACTGCAGGGTACAAATGATCCAAGGGTATTACAGATTGAAAGCGATGAAATTGTTGCAGGTGCAAAAAAGAATGGTACCGCTGTTGAATACGTTTTGTTTCCTGATGAAGGGCATGGTTTTGTGAAAAAAGAAAACCAGATGAAAGCATCGAGTGAAACACTTAAGTTCCTCAACAAATATTTAAAAAAGGAAGAACCAGCACCAAAGCTAAATTAATTTTTATAAAAGAAAAACCCACGGCAATAATACTGCCGTGGGTTTTTTAATTGAGGTTTTTCAATATTATTGTTTTGCCTTATTCAGCTCAAGTAATACAGTTACTTCAACATCTTTTCCTACAACCAGTCCACCTGCTTCAGTTGCACGGTCCCATTTGAGATTGTAATCAAAACGATTAATGGTCGTCTTTGCTTTGAATCCTGCTTTGTCGCCACGTGTGCTTGCTGCAATACCGCCAAAGGTTACATCAAATTTTACGGGTTTGGTCACATCACGAATAGTAAGGTTTCCTGCAAGTTCATACTTGTTTCCTCCTTTGGGAGTAAAGCTGGTGCCTGCAAAAGTGATTGCCGGGAATTTTTCAGCATTAAAGAAATCATCGCTCTTTAAATGCTTGTCACGATTCTCATTGTCTGTGTTGATTGAATTTACGTCAACAGAAAAATTAATCTTTGCATCGCTCCAGTCGGCTTTAGTATGCTCAACAGTACCATCGAAAGCTTTAAATGAGCCTTCTGTTTCTGCAACAACCATGTGGGTTACCGAAAATTTCACATTGCTGTGTGATTTATCAACTGTCCATTTAGTACCCGCCTGTGCAGAAGAAACTGCTGCAACTTTGTTTTCCTGTTTAGGCAAAAATGCTGCAAGTATGGCTACGGAACCGATTGCCAGCATTGAAAATAAAATACGCTTCATAATTAAATTGATTGGTTTAGTGTTTAAACATTGACAAAAATAAGGCCGTTCATTGAAAAAACCTGTTAAACTTTTGTTTAGACAATGCATCAGGGTTTGTTTTCTGTTATGACTGGCTCTTGTACACAAAGACGCTAAAACAGTTCCCTCGGCAGAACCGTTTATCAAAAACATTTGGAAGGCCAGTAATGTTTCCTCAATTTCAAGATTCCTAAAACCAGCTTAACATGAGACTAATTGCTTTGGCCGTTACGGCCTTTCTGTTTTATTCGGCATCTGCACAGGTAAAGACTGAACATTTTAAAAACCTTAAACCACGTAATATCGGCCCGGCAGGAATGAGTGGGCGTGTTACAGCCATTGATGCGTTATACAGCAATCCTGAAACAATTTTTGTAGGTGCAGCCAGTGGCGGTGTTTGGAAAACAGATAATGGCGGAGCTGCATGGAAGCCTTTGTTTGATGATCAGCCCCTGCTCAATATCGGCTCTATCAAAATTCAGCAAAGCAACCCGGATGTAATCTGGGTAGGAACCGGAGAAGGAAACCCCCGTAACTCACTCAACCTCGGTGAAGGTATTTTCAAAACACTTGACGGAGGAAAAACATGGAAGAGAATGGGCCTGGAAAAAACAAGAAACATTCACCGTATTCTTATTGATCCAACAAATCCCAACACAGTTTATGCTGCAGCAATTGGTAACCCTTATGGCATCCACAGCGAACGTGGCGTTTATAAAACAACTGATGGTGGCTCAACATGGGAACGTGTATTATACACCAACGATACAAGTGGTTGTGCAGAGTTGGTAATGGATCCTTCCAACCCAAATAAATTGATTGCAAACATGTGGCAGCATCAGCGCAAGCCATACAATTTCAATAGTGGTGGACCCGGAAGTGGTTTATATATAACAGTTGATGGTGGCAAGAACTGGAAAAAATTAGGTAAAGAAGATGGTTTGCCCGAAGGATCAATTGGACGAATTGGTTTATCCTTTGCAGCAAGTCAGCCATCAAGAGTATATGCAAAAGTAGAAGCAACGAAAAACGGTTTTTATAAAAGTGATGACGGCGGTTTTACGTGGACGTTAGTGAACAGCGATCCTGCACAAATCACAGACCGCCCTTTTTACTATCAGGAAATTTATGTTGATCCAAAAAATGAAAACCGCATCTATGATATTCATTCAACTGTAACCATCAGTGAAGATGGCGGTAAATCCTTCAGCACATTAATTCCTTACAACGGTATTCACCCCGATCATCATGCATGGTGGATTCATCCAACAAACGCCAACCTCATTATTGAAGGAAATGATGGCGGTATCGGCATCAGTAAAGACCGTGGTAAAACATGGCGCTTTGATGAGCAGTTACCTTTTGGTCAGTTCTATCATATTAATACAGATAATGAAATTCCGTATAACGTAATGGGAGGTTTGCAGGATAATGGAAGCTGGCGTGGTCCTGCTTACACCTGGATTGATGCAGGCATCCGCAACTATTACTGGGAAAGCCTTTGGGGAGGTGATGGTTTTGATGTTGTACCTGATCCCGAAGACAGTAAATGGGTATATGCTATGAGCCAGGGTGGTTCTGTTGGACGTTATAATATCACAACAGGCCAGCAGGAATTTATTAAACCGCCTGCACCGGAGTCAAGAACAAAATTGCGATTCAACTGGAACAGCGCAATTGCATTAGATCCATTCGACAGCAAAACAGTTTATTTTGGAAGTAACGTTTTGCATAAGAGTACCAACAAAGGAACCAGCTGGGAAATTATTTCTCCCGACTTAACAACGAACAACGCTGAACAGCAGAAAGAAGAAACAGGTGGATTAACATTAGATATTACCGGTGCTGAAAATTATAACACCATCATGGCTATTGCGCCATCAGCAAAAAACAAAAACGTAATCTGGGTTGGTACCGATGATGGCAATGTACAGCTGACACAGGATGGCGGAAAAACATGGACCAACTTTCGTGGAAAGATTCCCGGCTTAAATGCTGGTGCATGGATTACACAGGTTCATGCAAGCCGCTTTAATGAAAATGAAGCATTTGTTGTGGCCAACGATTACCGCCGTGGTGATTTCAGCATTACCGTTTTCCGTACAAAAGATTTTGGTAAAACCTGGGAGAATATTCTTGCCAATAAAGGATTAAAAGGATATGCACTGTGTATGATCCAGGATCCGGTTCAACCCAATTTAATCTTTGTTGGAACCGAACATGGGCTGTGGATCAGTTATGATAATGCAAAAACATTTTCACAATGGACAAATGGTTATCCATCGGTATCAACTTATGATTTAACTATCCAGGAAAGAGAAGCTGATTTGGTGATTGCAACCTTTGGCCGTGCATTGTGGGTGCTGGATGATATCCGTCCGCTCAGGGCTTTTGCTGCAGCTAACGGCTCAGTGTCAACGAAAAAGCTCAGTATGTTCGAACCTCCGGTTGCTTATCAGGCTTCAGTTAAAAATGCACCGGGTTACGAATGGAGTACGTGGGGTTTATATGAAGGTGAAAACAGAAGAACAGGAGCAATGCTTTCTTACTTTGTAAAATATGCTGATGCCCTGCCCGCCGGAGCTGCTGCGAAGGTGGGAAAAGATACATCCAAACAAAAAATGGATAGTGCCTGGGTGAAAATTTTTGATGAACAGAATAAACAAATCAGAAGTTATAAAGTAAAAGCCGACACAGGCTTCAACCGCATCTACTGGAGATTTGAAACAAAGGGAAACCGCCGTCCCGGCTCACCAAAACCAAGGCCCGGTGCACCAGAGCCATTTGGTGGCATGCAGGCTTTTCCCGGTACCTATAAAGTTGTTCTTACACTTGGAAAAGACAGCGACTCAACAATGGTTACTGTAAAAGCAGATCCAAGAATTGAAGTGAAAAAAGAAGTATATAACGCAAAAAAGAAAATGAGCGACCGCTTACAGCTAAGTACAGATAAACTAACGGAAGCCGTTGACCGCATTACCGAAGCAGAAGAAGCAATCACAAAAGTTGAGAATTCATTACGTGGTGCAGAAGGTAAA carries:
- a CDS encoding M3 family oligoendopeptidase, with amino-acid sequence MLSADIHPIERKFLPKDFAITTWEAIEMYFKTLLDRTINNKQDLEQWLKDSSELEAVVSEEACWRQVRMTCDTENKELEEAFNYFYMEIAPKMQPYADKLNRKLVDCPFTKELDSEKYFTYLRSIKKSIELFREANIPITSELNVMQQQFGQIAGKMTVEVNGKEYTLQQAGKFLESPDRKLREEVYLKVQTRRYQDRDALNELFNKLVEKRHQIALNADFSNYRDYKFKELGRFDYTTQDCINFHEAVKLHVVPLVKIIYEEQRKAIGVDVLRPWDMDAEPEGIQPLQPFSNGKELTEKTIECFEQLNPFFADCLKKMAELKRFDLDSRKGKAPGGYNMPLAETGAPFIFMNAAGTLDDVTTMVHEGGHAIHSFLTHHLELTGFKEYGAEIAEVASMSMELFSMEHWDIFFKDADELRRAKFKQLERVLTILPWIARIDAFQHWIYENPAHTVEERGAKWLSLGNEYSTGMIDYSGLEQFRPYEWQRQLHLFEVPFYYIEYGIAQLGAIGLWMQFKQDQQNALNNYINALSLGGTKTLPNLYEAAGLRFDFSPNYIKTLMDFTKTEMDNLN
- a CDS encoding transcriptional repressor; translated protein: MSEDVRDLLKKNHMSVTDSRLQILELFYHAPGALAHADIEKKASDKIDRVTIYRTLQTFEEKGIIHTIPSADNSVKYALCKHECAEGHHHDNHVHFVCDECCKTICLDDVLVPDVKLPKGFEPHQSNMVVNGLCNECK
- a CDS encoding SCO family protein gives rise to the protein MSKKLWFYIGFFTLLLVVFYVVLFSGTDLWKKKLPVMSEVKEFAFVNQLGDTITNREVTGKVQVVEFFFTTCKGICPKMNTNMLTIASDFANEDDFMILSHTVDPDVDSVGRLKVYADSLKVDGTRWMFLTGSKEKLYEAARKSYLLDDQNNTNAPIEEQFVHTQLFALVDRAGRVRGIYDGLNKKELAKLDTDIRLILSESYSGPRFVNGIFQNSPN
- a CDS encoding MerC domain-containing protein; the encoded protein is MNFRINWEALGIGASLACAIHCAVMPLFITSLPLFGVNIIHNIFLEIFLLGSAFVIGFSTLWHGYKKHHHHWGTLVPFTFGMLLFTINQFVIFPYSSFVFVIPAVIAVISAHILNHRFCREANHCHVSDCNH
- a CDS encoding DUF3817 domain-containing protein encodes the protein MNLKPLQFLRKIGIAEGVSFLVLLLIAMPLKYIFDFPLAVKYVGWAHGLLFVSYVALAWFVKETYNWPFKKFLLAFVAAWLPLGTFVYDKQLKKEEAFLLNR
- the recA gene encoding recombinase RecA produces the protein MSKDTSKESSEKLKALKLTIDKIDKDYGKGSVMMMNEKGITEIEVVSTGSIGLDTALGIGGIPRGRVIEIYGPESSGKTTIATHIIAEAQKKGGICAIIDAEHAFDSGYAQKLGVDVDNLLISQPDYGEQALEIADRLILSGALDVVVIDSVAALVPKSELEGEMGDSKMGLQARLMSQALRKLTATIHKTNTICIFINQLREKIGVMFGNPETTTGGNALKFYSSVRLDIRRMSQIKDGDEAIGNRVKVKVVKNKVAPPFKAAEFDIIFGEGISKNGEIIDMGVELAIIQKSGSWYSYNSDKLGQGRDAVKQILIDNPEMANEIEGKIREKIKEIQNGAAAS
- a CDS encoding DUF4920 domain-containing protein, with product MKKLTVLFAAALLTVTAYAQNDPKPAAKGVTYGEGTTNTEAKAVTDMEKQVQEKGLFTGKITAKVTEVCLEKGCWMKVDKGNGETIMVRFKDYGFFMPKNIVGQTVVLEGEAKEKEVSVKQQQHLAEDAGKTKAEIEKIKEVKKETQFIAKGVLVL
- a CDS encoding prolyl oligopeptidase family serine peptidase, giving the protein MQKIFLSFSVFILLWGCKEKAAPARDVKQYSIEQFYKTEGVSGGAFNKDETKILINSNRTNIFNVYELTLADSTTKPLTSSTQESFFTVDYVPGTDHFIYTADKGGNENDHLYLQAGNGTAKDLTPGATEKASFFGWTKDKTQCYYISNKRNPKFFDVYKMDTAKWQPTMLYKNDSGLDVNSISFNERYLVLTKSVTTDKNEMYLFDAQTKETKQLSTDSLGDATYYPAGFETDDTFLYYITNEGENFTYVVKYNLLKGTKEKFFETSWDVSYMFISENGKYHVIGINEDGRNKVLLFDHASGKEADLPKSENGYISGVTISLSEKNLLLNVSSDRSPMNFYWYNFDSKELKQLTSTLTKEVDQNDLVDAEVVRFKSFDGQEIPAIYYKPHSASSTKKVPALVWVHGGPGGQSRAGYSNSIQYLVNHGYAVLAVNNRGSSGYGKVFYKMDNQNHGDKDLKDCVWGKRWLAQQEYIDSTKIGIYGGSYGGFMSLAGIIQYPNEFAVGVDLFGVANWMRTLKSIPPYWESFRKALYIEMGDPFTADSVRLKNISPLFNTDKIKTPLLVLQGTNDPRVLQIESDEIVAGAKKNGTAVEYVLFPDEGHGFVKKENQMKASSETLKFLNKYLKKEEPAPKLN
- a CDS encoding YceI family protein, with product MKRILFSMLAIGSVAILAAFLPKQENKVAAVSSAQAGTKWTVDKSHSNVKFSVTHMVVAETEGSFKAFDGTVEHTKADWSDAKINFSVDVNSINTDNENRDKHLKSDDFFNAEKFPAITFAGTSFTPKGGNKYELAGNLTIRDVTKPVKFDVTFGGIAASTRGDKAGFKAKTTINRFDYNLKWDRATEAGGLVVGKDVEVTVLLELNKAKQ